The following proteins are encoded in a genomic region of Macadamia integrifolia cultivar HAES 741 unplaced genomic scaffold, SCU_Mint_v3 scaffold_110A, whole genome shotgun sequence:
- the LOC122070791 gene encoding thioredoxin-like fold domain-containing protein MRL7L, chloroplastic isoform X3 has translation MALQSSLRLQHFLTAPKQNTISCFASAFSGGILLSKATQRSCSSVSSSKFNNSAIPSPKFPKLSLVGRRTRLRASKVEEEVGSDGGRKDKESKIGGEDDEDGPTLMDEGERREWRRKIREVIDKNPDVEEEEDPEERTKKMEKLLADYPLVVDEEEPDWPDDADGWGFNFGQFFNKITIKNVKKDDDENYDSDKELVWQDDNYIRPIKDITTMEWEETVFKDISPLIILVHNRYKRPRENEKVRDELEKAVHVFWNSRLPSPRCVAVDAVVELDLVSALKVSDFPEIIFTKAGKILYREKANRTADDLSRIMAFFYYGAAKPPCLSNDGDSQEVIPSLARNKKEC, from the exons ATGGCCTTGCAAAGTTCACTGAGATTACAGCATTTTCTTACGGCTCCAAAACAAAACACCATTTCTTGTTTTGCTTCTGCATTCTCTGGAGGTATCCTTCTCTCCAAAGCAACACAAAGGTCTTGTTCCTCTGTTTCTtcatcgaagttcaacaattctgCGATTCCCTCTCCAAAGTTTCCCAAATTATCTCTGGTGG GGAGGAGAACCAGGTTGAGAGCTTCTAAAGTTGAAGAGGAAGTTGGTTCTGATGGTGGAAGGAAAGATAAGGAATCTAAAATCGGTGGTGAGGATGACGAAGATGGAccgacactaatggatgaaggAGAAAGACGGGAATGGAGAAGGAAAATTAGAGAGGTGATCGACAAGAACCCCGATGTTGAAGAGGAGGAAGACCCAGAGGAAAGGacaaagaaaatggagaaactTCTAGCTGATTACCCTCTAGTTGTGGATGAGGAAGAACCTGACTGGCCAGATGATGCAGATGGGTGGGGCTTCAACTTTGGTCAGTTCTTCAACAAGATAACAATCAAGAATGTCaagaaagatgatgatgagaacTATGATAGCGACAAAGAGTTGGTTTGGCAAGATGATAATTACATTCGTCCAATTAAAGACATCACCACTATGGAATGGGAAGAGACTGTATTCAAGGACATCAGTCCTCTGATCATTCTAGTGCACAATCGATATAAAAG ACCCCGGGAGAATGAAAAGGTGCGAGACGAATTGGAGAAAGCAGTCCATGTCTTTTGGAACTCCAGGCTGCCTTCACCGAGG TGTGTTGCAGTTGATGCTGTTGTTGAACTTGATTTGGTCTCTGCTTTGAAGGTCTCTGATTTCCCTGAGATTATCTTCACTAAAGCTGGGAAGATATTATACCGTGAGAAAG CAAATCGAACAGCAGATGATTTGTCAAGGATAATGGCATTCTTCTACTATGGAGCAGCCAAGCCACCATGCTTGAGTAATGATGGAGATAGTCAAGAAGTGATTCCCtctttagcaagaaacaagaaGGAATGCTGA
- the LOC122070791 gene encoding thioredoxin-like fold domain-containing protein MRL7L, chloroplastic isoform X2 translates to MALQSSLRLQHFLTAPKQNTISCFASAFSGGILLSKATQRSCSSVSSSKFNNSAIPSPKFPKLSLEGNCRRRTRLRASKVEEEVGSDGGRKDKESKIGGEDDEDGPTLMDEGERREWRRKIREVIDKNPDVEEEEDPEERTKKMEKLLADYPLVVDEEEPDWPDDADGWGFNFGQFFNKITIKNVKKDDDENYDSDKELVWQDDNYIRPIKDITTMEWEETVFKDISPLIILVHNRYKRPRENEKVRDELEKAVHVFWNSRLPSPRCVAVDAVVELDLVSALKVSDFPEIIFTKAGKILYREKANRTADDLSRIMAFFYYGAAKPPCLSNDGDSQEVIPSLARNKKEC, encoded by the exons ATGGCCTTGCAAAGTTCACTGAGATTACAGCATTTTCTTACGGCTCCAAAACAAAACACCATTTCTTGTTTTGCTTCTGCATTCTCTGGAGGTATCCTTCTCTCCAAAGCAACACAAAGGTCTTGTTCCTCTGTTTCTtcatcgaagttcaacaattctgCGATTCCCTCTCCAAAGTTTCCCAAATTATCTCTG GAGGGTAATTGTAGGAGGAGAACCAGGTTGAGAGCTTCTAAAGTTGAAGAGGAAGTTGGTTCTGATGGTGGAAGGAAAGATAAGGAATCTAAAATCGGTGGTGAGGATGACGAAGATGGAccgacactaatggatgaaggAGAAAGACGGGAATGGAGAAGGAAAATTAGAGAGGTGATCGACAAGAACCCCGATGTTGAAGAGGAGGAAGACCCAGAGGAAAGGacaaagaaaatggagaaactTCTAGCTGATTACCCTCTAGTTGTGGATGAGGAAGAACCTGACTGGCCAGATGATGCAGATGGGTGGGGCTTCAACTTTGGTCAGTTCTTCAACAAGATAACAATCAAGAATGTCaagaaagatgatgatgagaacTATGATAGCGACAAAGAGTTGGTTTGGCAAGATGATAATTACATTCGTCCAATTAAAGACATCACCACTATGGAATGGGAAGAGACTGTATTCAAGGACATCAGTCCTCTGATCATTCTAGTGCACAATCGATATAAAAG ACCCCGGGAGAATGAAAAGGTGCGAGACGAATTGGAGAAAGCAGTCCATGTCTTTTGGAACTCCAGGCTGCCTTCACCGAGG TGTGTTGCAGTTGATGCTGTTGTTGAACTTGATTTGGTCTCTGCTTTGAAGGTCTCTGATTTCCCTGAGATTATCTTCACTAAAGCTGGGAAGATATTATACCGTGAGAAAG CAAATCGAACAGCAGATGATTTGTCAAGGATAATGGCATTCTTCTACTATGGAGCAGCCAAGCCACCATGCTTGAGTAATGATGGAGATAGTCAAGAAGTGATTCCCtctttagcaagaaacaagaaGGAATGCTGA
- the LOC122070791 gene encoding thioredoxin-like fold domain-containing protein MRL7L, chloroplastic isoform X1, which translates to MALQSSLRLQHFLTAPKQNTISCFASAFSGGILLSKATQRSCSSVSSSKFNNSAIPSPKFPKLSLVEGNCRRRTRLRASKVEEEVGSDGGRKDKESKIGGEDDEDGPTLMDEGERREWRRKIREVIDKNPDVEEEEDPEERTKKMEKLLADYPLVVDEEEPDWPDDADGWGFNFGQFFNKITIKNVKKDDDENYDSDKELVWQDDNYIRPIKDITTMEWEETVFKDISPLIILVHNRYKRPRENEKVRDELEKAVHVFWNSRLPSPRCVAVDAVVELDLVSALKVSDFPEIIFTKAGKILYREKANRTADDLSRIMAFFYYGAAKPPCLSNDGDSQEVIPSLARNKKEC; encoded by the exons ATGGCCTTGCAAAGTTCACTGAGATTACAGCATTTTCTTACGGCTCCAAAACAAAACACCATTTCTTGTTTTGCTTCTGCATTCTCTGGAGGTATCCTTCTCTCCAAAGCAACACAAAGGTCTTGTTCCTCTGTTTCTtcatcgaagttcaacaattctgCGATTCCCTCTCCAAAGTTTCCCAAATTATCTCTGGTG GAGGGTAATTGTAGGAGGAGAACCAGGTTGAGAGCTTCTAAAGTTGAAGAGGAAGTTGGTTCTGATGGTGGAAGGAAAGATAAGGAATCTAAAATCGGTGGTGAGGATGACGAAGATGGAccgacactaatggatgaaggAGAAAGACGGGAATGGAGAAGGAAAATTAGAGAGGTGATCGACAAGAACCCCGATGTTGAAGAGGAGGAAGACCCAGAGGAAAGGacaaagaaaatggagaaactTCTAGCTGATTACCCTCTAGTTGTGGATGAGGAAGAACCTGACTGGCCAGATGATGCAGATGGGTGGGGCTTCAACTTTGGTCAGTTCTTCAACAAGATAACAATCAAGAATGTCaagaaagatgatgatgagaacTATGATAGCGACAAAGAGTTGGTTTGGCAAGATGATAATTACATTCGTCCAATTAAAGACATCACCACTATGGAATGGGAAGAGACTGTATTCAAGGACATCAGTCCTCTGATCATTCTAGTGCACAATCGATATAAAAG ACCCCGGGAGAATGAAAAGGTGCGAGACGAATTGGAGAAAGCAGTCCATGTCTTTTGGAACTCCAGGCTGCCTTCACCGAGG TGTGTTGCAGTTGATGCTGTTGTTGAACTTGATTTGGTCTCTGCTTTGAAGGTCTCTGATTTCCCTGAGATTATCTTCACTAAAGCTGGGAAGATATTATACCGTGAGAAAG CAAATCGAACAGCAGATGATTTGTCAAGGATAATGGCATTCTTCTACTATGGAGCAGCCAAGCCACCATGCTTGAGTAATGATGGAGATAGTCAAGAAGTGATTCCCtctttagcaagaaacaagaaGGAATGCTGA